In a genomic window of Flexibacter flexilis DSM 6793:
- a CDS encoding diacylglycerol/lipid kinase family protein, with amino-acid sequence MPKLSVIINPIAGTKDKSQIPDLVRKTLAQHWDVEILNTQHRGHATELAREAAQRGVEAVLAVGGDGTVNETATGLVGTDTALAILPMGSGNGLARHLQIPMAQLAAIEHLKTAAVRTIDSCQMNGQAFFCTAGMGFDAHIAYLFAQQHTRGLSTYVRTTLNEFFSYKPQRYTLHFDNQTQVREAFLITFANANQFGNNAFIAPLADIQDGKMDVCVMSQFPLYQAAGIGLRMFAKNIHRSNFMETWKSGGVVVEREQEGSVHLDGEPVQMGKTLELSMKPQSLKVLVSPKADFV; translated from the coding sequence ATGCCCAAATTAAGTGTAATTATTAACCCAATTGCAGGGACAAAAGACAAATCTCAAATCCCTGACCTTGTGCGCAAAACCTTAGCCCAACATTGGGACGTAGAAATTTTGAACACGCAACACAGAGGCCACGCCACCGAGTTGGCACGCGAGGCCGCACAACGTGGCGTTGAGGCCGTTTTGGCGGTTGGTGGCGACGGAACAGTAAATGAAACCGCGACGGGTTTGGTCGGGACGGATACCGCATTGGCCATTTTGCCGATGGGTTCGGGCAATGGCTTGGCCAGACATTTACAAATCCCGATGGCACAACTCGCGGCCATTGAGCACTTGAAAACGGCGGCAGTCCGCACCATTGACTCTTGCCAAATGAACGGCCAAGCGTTTTTTTGTACGGCGGGAATGGGTTTTGATGCGCATATTGCGTATTTGTTTGCCCAGCAGCACACACGCGGCCTGAGTACTTACGTGCGCACGACACTCAACGAGTTTTTTTCGTACAAACCGCAACGCTATACACTGCATTTCGATAACCAAACGCAGGTGCGCGAGGCTTTTCTTATCACGTTTGCCAATGCCAACCAGTTCGGTAACAATGCTTTTATTGCACCGTTGGCCGACATTCAGGACGGTAAAATGGACGTGTGCGTGATGAGTCAATTTCCTTTGTATCAGGCGGCGGGGATTGGTTTGCGCATGTTTGCCAAAAATATTCACCGTTCCAATTTTATGGAAACGTGGAAAAGTGGCGGCGTGGTGGTGGAACGCGAGCAGGAGGGAAGCGTACATCTGGACGGCGAACCCGTGCAAATGGGCAAAACCTTAGAGCTGAGCATGAAGCCCCAATCCCTGAAAGTGTTGGTTTCGCCCAAAGCAGATTTCGTGTAA
- a CDS encoding murein hydrolase activator EnvC family protein, with amino-acid sequence MFPNYRFVWFFGLAALLLTAPVALAQKSKAELEEERKENQQKIEEAGRILEETTSEKKVTIGQLNALNQQVSARRRLINSINSEINLLTQDMSEIDIIKLSLERDMAKLRSEYATMLYAASKATVHDRLMFILSAPTFNSMVMRVQYMKQYSEMRREQVEVIRRVSRTLESQQVKLVSKKKQKVTLLVAQLSENEKLQALKGQQKELVQQLSARERELRADLQARQDADQRMERMIADLVRREMRRAAREAREANREVAEENKITLTPEAAQLSNSFAGNKSRLIWPVASGFISGKFGRQPHPVLPRVYVDNLGVNIQTNQGEDVRAVFKGTVGFIANMPGAGTLVTIIHGDYFTVYGNLKDVSVKAGQKVKAKDRIGEVMTDKDGAAELQFQIWKVKDRLNPEAWLSPK; translated from the coding sequence ATGTTTCCTAATTATCGGTTTGTATGGTTTTTCGGGCTGGCGGCTCTGCTGCTTACTGCGCCAGTGGCTTTGGCGCAAAAAAGCAAAGCCGAACTCGAAGAAGAACGAAAGGAGAATCAACAAAAAATAGAAGAGGCTGGGCGAATTTTGGAAGAAACTACTTCCGAGAAAAAAGTAACCATTGGCCAACTCAATGCCCTGAACCAACAGGTCTCGGCAAGACGCAGACTCATCAACTCCATCAATAGCGAAATAAACCTGCTCACGCAGGATATGTCCGAAATAGATATTATCAAACTTTCTTTGGAACGAGATATGGCCAAGCTGCGCAGCGAATACGCTACTATGCTGTATGCGGCCTCCAAAGCTACCGTTCATGATCGCCTCATGTTTATTTTGTCTGCCCCGACCTTCAATAGCATGGTGATGCGCGTGCAATACATGAAGCAATATTCGGAAATGCGCCGCGAACAAGTGGAAGTAATCCGTAGAGTAAGCCGTACGCTTGAATCGCAGCAAGTAAAATTAGTGAGCAAGAAAAAGCAAAAAGTTACGCTTTTGGTAGCCCAACTTTCCGAAAACGAAAAATTGCAAGCACTCAAAGGCCAACAAAAAGAACTCGTACAGCAGCTTTCGGCACGCGAACGCGAACTTCGCGCCGACTTGCAAGCCCGCCAAGATGCCGACCAACGCATGGAACGCATGATTGCCGACCTTGTGCGCCGCGAAATGCGTCGTGCAGCGCGTGAAGCACGCGAGGCCAACCGCGAAGTAGCCGAAGAAAACAAAATTACCCTTACGCCCGAAGCGGCGCAATTGTCCAACTCTTTTGCAGGAAATAAATCGCGCCTGATTTGGCCTGTGGCCTCTGGCTTTATTTCGGGTAAATTTGGCCGCCAACCGCATCCCGTTTTGCCGCGTGTATATGTGGACAACTTGGGGGTGAATATCCAAACCAATCAAGGAGAAGACGTAAGAGCAGTGTTTAAAGGCACAGTTGGTTTTATTGCCAATATGCCTGGTGCTGGTACGCTCGTTACCATTATTCACGGCGATTATTTCACCGTGTACGGCAACCTGAAAGACGTATCGGTAAAAGCAGGCCAAAAAGTAAAAGCCAAAGACCGCATTGGAGAAGTAATGACCGACAAAGACGGTGCAGCTGAACTTCAATTCCAAATTTGGAAAGTAAAAGACCGCCTAAATCCAGAAGCATGGCTTTCGCCAAAATAA
- the murI gene encoding glutamate racemase — protein MENTANQPIGIFDSGIGGLTVAHAITQVLPLENIIYFGDTAHLPYGDKSTAAIQAYSVKICDMLLKQKVKAIVIACNSASAAAYELVREYVGSKAKVLNVIDPTIRYMGQHYAGQRVGLIGTKQTVFSNIYRKKTDELDRDITLCSLATPLLAPMIEEGFFNHNISQNIINEYLSSPVLADIQALILACTHYPLIKHDIESYYKENVQVLDSSLIVAESLQNLLAENNLLRTENPQPTKRFYVSDYTESFEHSTKYFFQEEVQLEHYPLWE, from the coding sequence ATGGAAAATACGGCTAATCAGCCCATTGGCATATTTGATAGCGGCATTGGCGGGCTTACGGTTGCCCACGCCATTACGCAAGTTCTTCCCCTCGAAAATATTATTTATTTCGGCGATACGGCGCATTTGCCCTACGGCGACAAATCCACCGCAGCGATACAGGCCTATTCGGTCAAAATCTGCGATATGTTGCTCAAACAGAAGGTAAAAGCCATCGTTATTGCTTGTAATTCGGCTTCGGCTGCCGCCTACGAGTTGGTGCGCGAATACGTGGGCAGCAAAGCAAAAGTCCTGAATGTGATAGACCCTACTATTCGGTACATGGGGCAGCATTATGCAGGCCAGCGCGTGGGACTTATTGGCACGAAACAGACGGTTTTTTCTAATATTTACCGAAAAAAAACCGATGAGTTAGACCGCGACATTACGCTTTGTTCGTTGGCTACGCCGCTGCTCGCGCCCATGATTGAAGAAGGTTTTTTCAATCATAACATTAGTCAAAACATTATCAACGAATATCTTTCTTCGCCTGTGTTGGCCGATATTCAAGCCCTGATTTTGGCTTGTACGCATTATCCGCTTATCAAACACGACATCGAGTCGTATTACAAAGAAAATGTACAAGTGCTTGATTCTTCGCTTATTGTGGCCGAATCTTTACAAAATTTATTAGCAGAAAATAATTTGTTGCGCACTGAAAATCCGCAACCAACCAAACGTTTTTATGTATCGGATTACACAGAATCGTTTGAACACTCAACCAAATATTTTTTCCAAGAAGAAGTGCAATTGGAGCATTATCCACTTTGGGAATAA
- a CDS encoding 1-(5-phosphoribosyl)-5-[(5-phosphoribosylamino)methylideneamino]imidazole-4-carboxamide isomerase produces MIQVVPTISIVDGKVAKLSSSATLNAALYEKSPLDLAKYFEDHGMKRLHFVDLDGAEQQSVVNYQTLQVIAGHTNLNINFSGGIRTDGGIQLALENGAKTVTIATMAAKHPDVFMSWLISFGRDKLVLGADTTSEGLIKINNWHQTTNINTFDHIQYYYDRGVQFLKCTDVTRDGVLEGPNFELYEKVVKMFPNMRVVASGGVRSVADIEKLNELGVWAVVVAKAFYEDRIMMKDLSKFLA; encoded by the coding sequence ATGATACAAGTAGTTCCTACCATTTCGATAGTAGACGGAAAAGTGGCGAAACTTTCTTCCTCTGCCACCCTCAATGCGGCTCTTTACGAAAAATCGCCTTTAGATTTAGCCAAATATTTTGAAGACCACGGCATGAAGCGATTGCATTTTGTGGACTTAGACGGAGCAGAGCAACAATCGGTTGTAAATTACCAAACCCTACAAGTAATCGCAGGCCATACCAACCTGAACATCAACTTTAGCGGCGGTATCCGTACCGACGGCGGCATACAATTGGCTTTGGAAAACGGCGCGAAAACCGTAACTATCGCCACAATGGCCGCCAAACACCCAGACGTATTCATGTCTTGGCTCATTTCGTTTGGCCGCGACAAACTGGTATTGGGTGCCGACACGACCAGCGAAGGCCTTATCAAAATCAATAATTGGCATCAGACAACCAACATCAATACTTTTGACCACATCCAATACTACTACGACAGAGGCGTGCAATTCCTCAAATGCACGGACGTAACCCGCGACGGTGTGTTGGAAGGGCCAAACTTTGAACTTTACGAAAAAGTAGTAAAAATGTTCCCGAATATGCGCGTAGTGGCCAGCGGCGGCGTACGTTCAGTAGCCGACATCGAAAAACTCAACGAGTTGGGCGTATGGGCTGTGGTGGTGGCCAAAGCTTTCTACGAAGACCGAATCATGATGAAAGATTTGTCAAAATTTTTGGCATAA
- a CDS encoding 2-phosphosulfolactate phosphatase, whose translation MKQIDVCLSPELLHLFDMRGKVVVVIDILRATSCMTVAMAHGVAGIIPVASLEECMELKAAGYITAAERDGKKAEGFDIGNSPFSYMESYLVGQTIGMTTTNGTTAIARSREAEQIIVGSFLNLTTVAEYLHTLPNDVVLLCSGWKGMANAEDTLYAGALVALLENEYSFATDAPILAKVLYDSAKEDMLTFLSASSHVSRLHNLNITEDIKFCLTPDQYSVIPVLKDGVLVPLTPIETSAN comes from the coding sequence ATGAAACAGATTGACGTTTGTTTGAGCCCTGAGTTGTTGCATTTGTTTGATATGCGCGGCAAAGTGGTCGTTGTAATTGATATTTTGCGTGCTACCTCGTGCATGACGGTCGCGATGGCGCATGGCGTGGCTGGCATTATTCCAGTGGCCAGTTTGGAAGAATGTATGGAACTAAAAGCGGCAGGTTACATTACGGCAGCCGAACGCGATGGCAAAAAAGCCGAAGGTTTTGACATTGGCAACTCGCCTTTTAGCTACATGGAATCGTATTTGGTGGGTCAGACGATCGGCATGACGACCACCAACGGCACAACGGCCATTGCGCGTTCGCGCGAAGCCGAACAAATTATAGTTGGTTCGTTTTTGAACCTAACGACTGTAGCCGAATATTTGCACACGCTGCCAAACGATGTGGTGTTGCTTTGTTCGGGCTGGAAGGGCATGGCCAACGCCGAAGACACGCTTTATGCGGGGGCTTTGGTGGCTTTGTTGGAAAATGAATATAGCTTCGCGACAGACGCACCAATTTTGGCTAAAGTACTGTACGATAGTGCAAAAGAAGATATGCTTACGTTTTTGTCGGCTTCTTCGCACGTGAGCCGCCTGCATAATTTGAACATTACAGAAGACATTAAGTTTTGCCTTACACCCGACCAATACAGCGTTATTCCTGTGTTGAAAGATGGTGTGTTGGTGCCACTTACGCCTATAGAAACTTCTGCAAACTAA
- the lhgO gene encoding L-2-hydroxyglutarate oxidase, which yields MTYDIVVIGGGIVGLATALRLKESEPTLNIALIEKEDEPARHQTGNNSGVIHSGLYYKPGSLKAKNCIDGYWQLIDFCQKHEVPFDLCGKIVVATDKSELQALENIYQRGIANGLTKTRKIDVAEMREYEPHVNGVAGLHVPYTGIVNYKVVAQKYAKLLENAGVSLFFNHKVLDIKKQTNVSDVVTDRKTLVARLVINCAGLYSDKIAALGQPSLDVRIIPFRGEYYVLKKEKEYLVKNLIYPVPDPNFPFLGVHFTRMMKGGVEAGPNAVFAFKREGYKRTDFDWTEFWESVRWPGFQKVATKYWQTGLGEYYRSFSKAAFTKALQKLIPEIQESDLVEGGAGVRAQACDRTGGLIDDFLILEDSHIINVCNAPSPAATSSLAIGTTVAQKALLHFK from the coding sequence ATGACTTATGATATTGTAGTTATTGGCGGTGGCATCGTGGGACTGGCTACGGCTTTGCGCCTGAAAGAAAGTGAGCCGACCCTCAACATCGCCCTTATAGAGAAAGAAGACGAACCCGCACGCCATCAGACTGGCAATAATAGCGGCGTAATCCATTCGGGACTGTATTACAAACCTGGTAGCCTAAAGGCCAAAAATTGCATAGATGGCTATTGGCAACTGATTGACTTTTGCCAAAAACATGAAGTGCCTTTCGATTTGTGCGGCAAAATCGTGGTTGCAACCGACAAATCTGAGTTGCAAGCCCTCGAAAATATTTACCAACGCGGCATTGCCAACGGCCTTACCAAAACCCGCAAAATAGACGTAGCCGAAATGCGTGAATACGAACCACACGTAAACGGCGTGGCGGGTTTGCACGTGCCTTATACGGGCATCGTGAACTATAAAGTAGTGGCGCAGAAATACGCCAAACTGCTGGAAAACGCAGGCGTGAGTTTGTTTTTTAACCATAAAGTGCTGGATATTAAGAAACAAACCAATGTTTCGGACGTAGTAACCGACCGCAAAACGTTGGTGGCTCGCTTGGTTATCAACTGCGCGGGTTTGTATTCCGACAAAATCGCGGCTCTGGGGCAACCTTCTTTGGACGTGCGAATTATTCCGTTTCGTGGCGAATATTATGTCCTGAAAAAAGAGAAAGAATATTTAGTTAAAAACTTGATTTATCCTGTACCCGACCCGAACTTTCCGTTTTTGGGTGTGCATTTTACGCGCATGATGAAAGGCGGCGTAGAGGCAGGTCCAAACGCGGTGTTTGCTTTTAAGCGCGAAGGCTACAAACGTACAGATTTTGACTGGACGGAATTTTGGGAGTCGGTGCGTTGGCCAGGTTTCCAGAAAGTTGCTACCAAATATTGGCAAACGGGTTTGGGCGAATATTACCGTTCTTTCTCCAAAGCTGCTTTTACGAAAGCCTTGCAAAAACTCATTCCCGAAATACAAGAAAGTGATTTGGTGGAAGGTGGCGCGGGCGTAAGAGCGCAAGCCTGCGACCGCACGGGCGGCCTGATAGACGATTTCTTGATTTTGGAAGATAGCCACATCATCAACGTTTGCAACGCGCCTTCGCCTGCGGCTACTTCGTCGTTGGCCATTGGCACGACTGTTGCCCAAAAAGCCTTACTTCATTTTAAATAA
- a CDS encoding PD-(D/E)XK nuclease family protein yields the protein MENLQKLEAVQERDMDILILEELECNENFRTHFTNQLHLPEMQEYEGAWRSVTDSTLGETDILVKYISSENQVICLLIENKIDANFQPEQFARYEKRGLKYLQSNECDAFFCILIAPQKYISNQSDFEICFSYENLMQLIASEATPRAAFRANLVQIAIEKSRRGYQAENCEVVQRFWMAYWEYKEANYPLYAMKKPESVPEGSDFIVFSIRENEKLKFRHKLRHGFVEVTIPKEFGRKPNISLPDHYFIKEFDKGAFAIRQVVPKLNRKEPFENQVAAVQVGLAALDQMVSFMKENHLYL from the coding sequence ATGGAAAACCTACAAAAACTCGAAGCCGTACAAGAACGCGACATGGATATTCTTATCCTCGAAGAGCTCGAATGCAACGAAAATTTCAGAACGCATTTTACCAACCAACTTCATTTGCCCGAAATGCAGGAATATGAGGGCGCGTGGCGCAGTGTTACGGATTCAACTTTAGGCGAAACTGATATTTTGGTCAAATACATTAGCTCCGAAAACCAAGTTATTTGCCTGCTGATCGAAAATAAAATAGATGCCAATTTCCAGCCCGAACAGTTCGCGCGATACGAAAAAAGAGGATTAAAATACCTGCAAAGCAACGAATGCGACGCATTTTTTTGCATTCTGATTGCTCCCCAAAAATACATCAGCAATCAAAGCGATTTTGAGATTTGTTTCAGTTACGAAAACCTGATGCAACTCATCGCCAGTGAAGCCACGCCCAGAGCTGCATTTCGCGCCAATCTGGTACAAATCGCTATCGAAAAATCAAGAAGAGGCTATCAGGCCGAGAATTGCGAAGTGGTACAGCGGTTTTGGATGGCTTATTGGGAATACAAAGAGGCAAATTATCCGCTGTACGCCATGAAAAAACCCGAAAGCGTGCCAGAGGGAAGTGATTTTATTGTTTTTAGTATTAGAGAAAACGAAAAATTAAAGTTTCGGCACAAACTAAGACACGGTTTTGTAGAAGTTACTATTCCCAAAGAATTTGGAAGAAAACCGAATATTTCTTTACCCGACCACTATTTTATCAAAGAGTTTGATAAAGGTGCTTTTGCCATTCGGCAAGTTGTCCCCAAGCTCAACAGAAAAGAACCTTTTGAAAATCAAGTGGCGGCTGTACAAGTTGGCTTGGCCGCTTTAGACCAAATGGTTTCCTTCATGAAAGAAAACCATTTGTATCTATAA